In the genome of Paenibacillus antri, one region contains:
- a CDS encoding YigZ family protein, producing the protein MNLPYYRTVRAYGEAEIVIKRSQFIGHAKPVDTEEEAVAFIEEIKSRHKQATHNCSAYMVGERDQHQKASDDGEPSGTAGKPILEVIKHRKLKNVAVVVTRYFGGIMLGAGGLVRAYTDGAVAGLEAAGVVYKVLHTPVTLTFDYSLLGTVEYELRGRGIRFGDIEYADKVTVRCLPNASESARFIEWITDLTAGQTQLQVDDSEYLEHSQLPSNSL; encoded by the coding sequence ATGAATTTGCCTTATTATCGGACGGTTCGTGCATACGGGGAAGCCGAAATCGTCATCAAGCGGTCGCAGTTCATCGGCCACGCCAAGCCGGTCGACACCGAGGAAGAGGCGGTCGCCTTCATCGAGGAAATCAAGTCGCGGCATAAGCAAGCCACGCATAACTGCTCCGCGTACATGGTCGGCGAGCGCGACCAGCACCAGAAGGCGTCCGACGACGGCGAGCCGAGCGGCACGGCGGGGAAGCCGATTCTCGAGGTGATCAAACACCGGAAGCTGAAGAACGTCGCCGTCGTCGTCACGCGGTATTTCGGCGGGATCATGCTCGGGGCCGGGGGGCTAGTGCGGGCGTATACGGACGGAGCGGTCGCGGGACTCGAAGCGGCGGGCGTCGTGTATAAAGTTTTGCATACGCCGGTCACGCTGACGTTCGATTATTCGCTCCTCGGGACGGTCGAATACGAGCTTCGCGGACGCGGCATCCGGTTCGGAGACATTGAATACGCGGACAAAGTGACAGTTCGATGCTTGCCGAACGCATCCGAAAGTGCGCGTTTTATCGAATGGATTACCGATTTGACTGCTGGTCAAACACAATTGCAAGTGGATGACTCGGAATACCTGGAACATAGTCAACTTCCATCGAACTCCCTTTAA